From a region of the uncultured Desulfatiglans sp. genome:
- a CDS encoding conserved hypothetical protein (Evidence 4 : Unknown function but conserved in other organisms) encodes MGFIQGSASFTRYWVEGAVPREIMESLPQRVGRYAFRPFADDSDQEKSMGWVNIMDLFDNVMGGLDYLKEPYLALSLRLDVRRVPASALKQFCREAEEKVKAAEEIAFLPRERRIEIRESVKRSLLHRSIPRANVYDMVWRLTDGMVFFGAVNAALCDDFAALFYQTFGLTLQAVYPYALAARILEREKRSLGALDALTPCLFTGGRQPSD; translated from the coding sequence ATGGGGTTTATACAGGGCTCGGCGAGCTTCACCCGTTATTGGGTGGAGGGTGCGGTTCCCAGGGAGATCATGGAGTCGCTGCCTCAGAGGGTCGGCCGGTACGCCTTTAGACCGTTTGCGGATGATTCCGACCAGGAGAAGTCGATGGGGTGGGTCAACATCATGGACCTGTTCGACAACGTTATGGGCGGACTCGACTATCTGAAGGAACCTTACCTGGCGCTCTCGCTCCGCCTGGACGTCCGCCGGGTGCCGGCCAGTGCCCTGAAGCAGTTCTGTCGGGAGGCGGAGGAGAAGGTCAAGGCGGCGGAGGAGATCGCCTTCCTGCCCCGTGAGCGCCGGATCGAGATCCGGGAATCGGTGAAGCGAAGCCTCCTGCACCGGTCGATCCCCAGGGCCAACGTCTACGACATGGTCTGGAGGTTGACGGACGGTATGGTGTTTTTCGGTGCCGTCAACGCGGCCCTCTGTGACGATTTTGCCGCACTTTTCTACCAGACCTTCGGTTTGACCCTCCAGGCCGTCTATCCGTATGCCCTCGCTGCGAGGATCCTCGAAAGAGAAAAACGCTCGCTGGGAGCCCTCGATGCCCTGACGCCCTGTCTCTTCACCGGGGGGAGGCAGCCTTCGGATTAG
- a CDS encoding Sulfite reductase, assimilatory-type: protein MRFNATDKEDNMLKDGEKGAILQRDKETYAIAPHLPCGVVSPETLRKIADTAEKFNCAALKVTSAARIAMVGIKEEDIDQVWAELGMAPGAAVGLCVRSVKVCPGTAFCKLAQQDSLGVGMKLDEIYHGMEFPSKTKMGVSGCNNQCAENCIKDVSLVGKKSGWTLMVGGCGTGKPRLADVLEEGLSTEDALKRIDKVLTYYKENANKGERVGKMIDRIGFDAFRSAVMG, encoded by the coding sequence ATGCGTTTCAATGCCACTGACAAGGAGGACAACATGCTGAAAGACGGTGAAAAAGGAGCTATTCTTCAACGGGACAAGGAAACCTATGCGATCGCACCCCACCTGCCCTGCGGGGTCGTGTCGCCCGAGACGTTGCGCAAGATTGCCGATACGGCCGAGAAATTCAACTGCGCCGCCCTCAAGGTCACCAGTGCGGCCCGCATTGCCATGGTGGGGATCAAGGAAGAGGACATCGACCAGGTCTGGGCCGAACTCGGGATGGCGCCCGGCGCTGCGGTAGGCCTTTGTGTGCGGAGCGTCAAGGTCTGCCCCGGGACGGCCTTCTGCAAGCTGGCCCAGCAGGACAGCCTGGGTGTCGGCATGAAGCTCGATGAAATCTACCACGGCATGGAATTCCCGAGCAAAACGAAGATGGGTGTGAGCGGCTGCAATAACCAATGCGCCGAGAACTGCATCAAGGATGTCAGCCTTGTCGGAAAGAAGAGCGGCTGGACACTGATGGTGGGGGGCTGCGGGACCGGTAAACCCCGCCTGGCCGATGTCCTCGAGGAGGGCCTCAGCACGGAAGACGCCCTGAAGCGCATCGACAAGGTCTTGACCTACTACAAGGAAAACGCCAACAAAGGGGAGCGCGTCGGCAAGATGATCGACCGGATCGGGTTCGACGCCTTTCGCAGCGCTGTGATGGGGTAG
- a CDS encoding hypothetical protein (Evidence 5 : Unknown function) — protein MKNVKGPMGDRWVFSPVFPAWSEKPLLEGTAGVLFRFFSQDERFSRPETILPRPMNYSPGEMILLSTVSWSPYGNDFPVELSFQSGNEDFSLHAARAQSHPCGAGPGLANIEEIKRLRGDDLQVAAQANVQIDAEMAQKDPFR, from the coding sequence GTGAAAAACGTCAAGGGTCCTATGGGGGATCGATGGGTGTTTTCACCTGTGTTCCCGGCATGGAGCGAGAAACCCCTTCTCGAGGGGACCGCAGGAGTCCTCTTCCGGTTTTTCAGCCAGGATGAACGGTTTTCCCGACCCGAAACGATTCTTCCGCGCCCTATGAATTACTCCCCCGGAGAAATGATCCTTCTGTCCACTGTTAGTTGGTCTCCATACGGAAATGATTTTCCGGTAGAACTCAGTTTCCAATCCGGAAATGAGGATTTTTCTTTACACGCTGCGCGTGCTCAGTCCCACCCCTGCGGGGCGGGTCCCGGTTTGGCCAATATCGAGGAAATCAAGCGTTTGCGCGGAGACGACCTGCAGGTCGCCGCACAGGCAAACGTGCAGATTGACGCCGAGATGGCTCAGAAGGACCCCTTCCGGTAA
- a CDS encoding conserved hypothetical protein (Evidence 4 : Unknown function but conserved in other organisms) — protein MNVLEQAKKTEFLGREFLLWLWFRSETEGGVIDTPELGAVEFAIEGKVVLQSEGDEGVETVTCSGERPALREARYALTRQKQVVQAMIKLAAGDERWSFLLDSCWFNVKGYKGPKVVMDRNDDPDGLFFEKVLLLERCARALDALFEYFVLLRISPEWEAEERPAVSAWIEAGA, from the coding sequence ATGAACGTTCTCGAACAGGCGAAGAAGACAGAGTTTCTGGGCCGGGAGTTTTTGCTGTGGCTGTGGTTCAGGAGTGAAACCGAGGGGGGTGTGATCGACACCCCGGAGCTCGGCGCGGTGGAGTTCGCCATCGAAGGAAAGGTGGTGCTTCAGTCCGAAGGGGACGAGGGCGTGGAGACCGTAACGTGTTCGGGCGAGAGGCCCGCCCTCCGTGAAGCGCGGTACGCCCTGACCCGGCAGAAGCAGGTGGTGCAGGCCATGATCAAGCTGGCTGCGGGCGACGAGCGCTGGTCTTTTCTTCTGGATTCCTGCTGGTTCAACGTCAAAGGCTACAAGGGGCCGAAGGTGGTGATGGACCGCAACGATGATCCGGACGGTCTGTTCTTCGAGAAGGTTCTTCTGCTGGAACGCTGCGCCAGGGCGCTGGACGCCCTTTTCGAGTATTTCGTTCTGCTGCGGATCTCCCCCGAATGGGAGGCGGAGGAGCGTCCTGCGGTCTCGGCCTGGATCGAAGCGGGCGCTTGA
- the ppiA gene encoding peptidyl-prolyl cis-trans isomerase A (rotamase A) (Evidence 2a : Function from experimental evidences in other organisms; PubMedId : 1606970, 2001362, 2007139, 2190212, 2403545, 2546924, 8130188, 8180197; Product type e : enzyme) has translation MVVLKTSLGDIQIELFSEQAPVSVQNFLTYVKTGFYNGTIFHRVIPGFMIQGGGMTPKMQEKPARPPIKNEADNGLKNTRGTLAMARTQIKDSATAQFFINLVDNDFLDHGERDFGYAVFGKVVEGMDVVDKTAAVPTGSSGMHQDVPLKPVLIESAREVAAPKA, from the coding sequence ATGGTCGTATTGAAAACGTCTTTAGGAGACATCCAGATTGAACTCTTTTCCGAACAGGCGCCCGTCAGCGTGCAGAATTTTCTCACCTACGTCAAAACGGGTTTTTACAACGGGACCATCTTCCACCGCGTCATACCCGGGTTCATGATCCAGGGCGGGGGCATGACCCCCAAGATGCAGGAGAAGCCCGCCCGGCCGCCCATCAAGAACGAGGCCGACAACGGTCTGAAGAACACCCGTGGGACCCTCGCCATGGCCAGGACGCAGATCAAAGACAGCGCCACCGCCCAGTTCTTCATCAACCTGGTCGACAACGATTTCCTGGATCACGGCGAGCGGGATTTCGGGTACGCGGTCTTCGGCAAGGTCGTGGAGGGGATGGACGTGGTGGACAAGACCGCAGCCGTACCCACCGGATCGAGCGGAATGCACCAGGACGTCCCGCTGAAGCCCGTCCTGATCGAGTCGGCCAGAGAGGTCGCCGCGCCCAAGGCTTAA
- a CDS encoding conserved hypothetical protein (Evidence 4 : Unknown function but conserved in other organisms) produces the protein MGGLKDLARGSAVHQRRLEFKSYPLGQGRVLVEGSLRDDRFQPAFHFDGVQAPEGVIHWMIVRMIVEGRPLTITDIEAEMPGVPHELCAEAMDSVERMKGVAISGGYSREVIRLMGGIRGCSHLTHLMIAMGPAALHGYWTDQSRERRPLPKSLGEIPALRQLRNSCFLWREDGPFMDKVRQIVGKIGTK, from the coding sequence ATGGGAGGGTTGAAAGACCTCGCTCGGGGGAGTGCCGTTCACCAGCGGCGGCTCGAGTTCAAGAGTTATCCGCTGGGGCAGGGCCGGGTTCTCGTCGAGGGGTCCCTCCGGGACGACCGGTTTCAGCCGGCTTTTCACTTCGACGGCGTCCAGGCGCCCGAAGGGGTGATCCACTGGATGATCGTGCGGATGATCGTCGAAGGCCGTCCTTTGACAATCACCGACATCGAGGCCGAGATGCCCGGTGTGCCGCACGAACTCTGCGCGGAGGCGATGGACTCGGTCGAACGGATGAAGGGAGTGGCCATCTCCGGGGGATACAGCCGGGAGGTCATCCGGTTGATGGGAGGAATAAGGGGGTGCAGCCACCTCACCCATCTCATGATCGCCATGGGGCCTGCAGCCCTGCACGGTTACTGGACGGATCAATCGCGTGAGCGGAGACCTCTGCCGAAGTCCCTCGGCGAGATCCCCGCCTTGAGGCAGCTGCGCAACAGCTGTTTCCTGTGGCGGGAGGACGGGCCGTTCATGGACAAGGTCAGACAGATCGTCGGGAAGATTGGAACGAAATGA
- a CDS encoding NOL1/NOP2/sun family protein — MPFVFPRYQDIVPDYPLFEEKLRNPLPVHLRVNQLKASPSAVRTALERRGVRLVPAIDDAHGLFTAQGLEAPGNLLAYYMGHIHPQALTSCLASLVLQPSTGQCVLDLCAAPGGKTAHLAQLMGNRGLVVANELYASRQVPLGHTLARLGVANTVVTGYQAQEFPLRQRFDRVLADVPCSGEGRFRRVKAGSHARGSTGKPWMTDLQRKIILRAYDLLEEGGRLLYATCTYNPLENEAVVQYLLENREARLLPIQSGIAAEPGIQEWEDERYDRQLAMAARFYPHRIDSVGFFMAXIGRP; from the coding sequence ATGCCCTTCGTGTTTCCGCGCTACCAGGATATCGTTCCTGATTACCCGCTCTTCGAAGAGAAGCTCCGCAATCCGCTTCCCGTGCACCTCCGGGTGAACCAGTTGAAGGCCTCCCCAAGCGCGGTGCGCACAGCCCTCGAACGCAGAGGCGTCAGGCTGGTGCCTGCCATCGACGACGCCCACGGCTTGTTCACGGCGCAGGGTCTCGAGGCCCCTGGAAATCTCCTGGCCTATTATATGGGGCACATCCATCCTCAGGCGTTGACCTCGTGTCTCGCCTCCCTGGTGCTGCAGCCGTCGACGGGGCAGTGTGTGCTCGATCTGTGCGCCGCCCCGGGGGGTAAGACCGCCCATCTGGCTCAGCTGATGGGAAACCGGGGCCTGGTCGTCGCCAATGAGTTGTACGCGAGCCGCCAGGTCCCGCTGGGCCACACCCTGGCCCGCCTGGGGGTGGCCAATACGGTGGTGACAGGGTATCAGGCCCAGGAATTCCCGCTGCGGCAGCGTTTCGACCGCGTCCTTGCGGATGTTCCCTGCTCGGGCGAGGGACGTTTCAGGCGCGTCAAGGCCGGTTCGCACGCCCGCGGTTCGACCGGCAAGCCCTGGATGACGGACCTACAGCGCAAGATCATCCTGCGGGCCTATGACCTTCTGGAGGAAGGCGGGCGCCTCCTGTACGCCACCTGCACCTACAATCCCCTTGAAAACGAGGCGGTGGTCCAGTATCTTCTGGAGAACCGTGAGGCCCGCCTGCTCCCGATCCAGTCGGGTATCGCCGCGGAACCTGGTATACAAGAGTGGGAAGATGAACGCTACGACCGGCAATTGGCTATGGCCGCCCGATTCTATCCGCATCGGATCGATTCCGTGGGATTCTTCATGGCCNTTATCGGCAGACCCTGA
- a CDS encoding Hydroxylamine oxidoreductase (HAO) has translation MMKRFRLVAMLFGAAVLLLVAAPRAGITQEEAVNVPKVKAFRIERSMSKEAVACIECHKREHPGIFADWAASRHAAANITCLDCHQAESFDPDVSREHEKQYQRSELPYGSPEYKVPVAAAVTPKDCSRCHPDEARQYGISKHANTIEIIWKIDSWLMKGMNSEFERLSGCYTCHGTVLKVKEGDLDPDTWPNVGVGRINLDGSRGSCTSCHTRHRFSVMEARKPEACGQCHLGPDHPQIEIFMESKHGDIYTAFGDTYNWTAAAGTWTAGVDYRAPTCAACHMSGSGSVLTSHDVTERLAWETQAPLTVRPQDFAAFPAATNYQIERDKMKDVCKQCHARSWVDGHFSKFDRVVEEYNTVYYEPAKKVFDELYEKQLLDKSRYFDERLEVDFYELWHHEGRRARFGVAMMAPDYAWWHGFYECKIRFNNFMEEARHLIENNQKAYVAKDFPNATGSTEVPPEAAPTGR, from the coding sequence ATGATGAAGAGATTCCGGTTGGTTGCGATGCTCTTCGGTGCCGCGGTGCTGCTCTTGGTGGCGGCGCCGCGCGCGGGGATCACCCAGGAGGAGGCCGTAAACGTTCCCAAGGTCAAGGCGTTCAGGATCGAACGGAGCATGTCGAAGGAGGCCGTTGCCTGCATCGAGTGCCACAAGCGGGAGCATCCCGGCATCTTTGCCGATTGGGCGGCGAGCCGGCACGCAGCCGCCAACATCACCTGCCTGGATTGCCACCAGGCCGAGTCCTTCGATCCTGATGTGAGCCGGGAGCACGAAAAGCAGTACCAGCGCTCCGAGCTGCCTTACGGGTCGCCTGAGTACAAGGTCCCTGTCGCCGCAGCCGTGACGCCCAAGGACTGCTCACGCTGCCACCCGGATGAAGCCAGACAGTACGGCATCAGCAAGCATGCCAACACCATCGAGATCATCTGGAAGATCGACTCCTGGCTCATGAAGGGCATGAACAGCGAATTCGAGCGGCTGAGCGGATGCTACACCTGCCATGGGACGGTGCTCAAGGTGAAGGAAGGGGATCTCGATCCCGACACCTGGCCGAATGTGGGCGTCGGGCGGATCAACCTGGACGGGAGCCGCGGCAGCTGCACGAGCTGCCACACGCGCCACCGCTTCTCGGTCATGGAGGCGCGTAAACCCGAGGCCTGCGGGCAGTGCCACCTCGGCCCGGATCACCCGCAGATCGAGATCTTCATGGAATCGAAACACGGGGACATTTACACCGCCTTCGGCGACACCTACAACTGGACCGCCGCCGCCGGCACCTGGACGGCCGGGGTGGATTACCGGGCCCCCACCTGCGCAGCCTGCCACATGTCGGGCTCGGGCTCCGTGCTGACCTCCCACGACGTGACCGAGCGGCTGGCGTGGGAGACCCAGGCGCCCTTGACCGTCCGGCCTCAGGATTTCGCGGCGTTCCCGGCGGCGACCAACTACCAGATCGAACGGGACAAGATGAAGGATGTCTGCAAGCAGTGCCACGCCCGGAGCTGGGTCGACGGACATTTCTCCAAGTTCGACCGCGTCGTCGAGGAATACAACACGGTCTACTACGAACCTGCCAAGAAGGTGTTCGACGAGCTGTATGAAAAACAGCTGCTGGACAAGAGCCGCTATTTCGACGAACGGCTCGAGGTGGACTTTTACGAGCTCTGGCACCACGAAGGCCGGAGGGCCCGTTTCGGAGTTGCCATGATGGCCCCGGACTACGCCTGGTGGCACGGGTTCTACGAGTGCAAGATCCGCTTCAACAACTTTATGGAAGAGGCGCGCCATTTGATCGAAAACAACCAGAAGGCCTACGTGGCGAAGGATTTCCCGAATGCGACGGGTTCTACGGAGGTGCCGCCCGAGGCTGCCCCGACAGGCCGTTAG
- a CDS encoding Cytochrome c-type protein has translation MRTPFWKKILKPAIYITVGILVAFPLFSITYFTMVRTSTPQFCATCHEIRFAYNTWKTSSHVNNGQGFVADCMDCHLPAPHQTFEFFYAKTAHGIKDIVVHFIQDEYDHALNREKAYASFKNDQCLKCHRNILYLPEKRGAMLAHRSVIFARPGYEKRCVDCHRDLVHNPRPVYAYKQFEEGYRGL, from the coding sequence ATGAGGACACCTTTCTGGAAAAAGATCCTCAAACCGGCCATCTACATCACCGTGGGTATCCTTGTAGCCTTTCCGCTGTTCAGCATCACCTATTTTACCATGGTCCGCACATCGACACCGCAGTTCTGCGCCACGTGCCACGAGATCCGCTTCGCCTACAACACCTGGAAGACCTCCAGCCATGTCAACAACGGTCAGGGGTTCGTGGCCGACTGCATGGATTGCCACCTGCCGGCACCCCACCAGACCTTCGAATTCTTCTATGCCAAGACAGCGCACGGCATCAAGGACATCGTCGTCCATTTCATCCAGGACGAGTACGACCACGCCCTCAACCGTGAGAAGGCCTACGCGTCCTTCAAGAACGACCAGTGCCTCAAATGCCACCGTAACATTCTGTATCTTCCCGAGAAGCGCGGGGCCATGCTGGCCCATCGCTCGGTGATCTTTGCGCGGCCGGGATATGAAAAGCGATGCGTGGATTGCCACCGCGACCTGGTGCACAATCCGCGCCCGGTCTATGCGTATAAGCAGTTCGAAGAGGGATACAGAGGCCTGTGA
- a CDS encoding Pyridoxamine 5'-phosphate oxidase family protein — MKNEKQKAPGTAQLTAMAEELIRSRSTMTLATGGDSGPWAAPVYYACLEGSFYFFSSPESRHIQESLPDKGAAAAIFAESDSWQGIRGLQMSGRIFHIRAGFKAFKGLQAYMRKFAFTREFFTPGKRIDLDAFSERFRVRFYAFKPDLIYYLDNSIAFGFKETVTL; from the coding sequence ATGAAGAACGAAAAACAGAAGGCTCCGGGCACTGCACAGCTCACCGCGATGGCCGAAGAACTGATCCGCAGCCGCAGCACCATGACCCTGGCCACCGGCGGAGACAGCGGTCCATGGGCGGCTCCCGTCTACTACGCCTGTCTCGAGGGATCCTTCTATTTCTTCTCGAGCCCTGAATCGCGGCATATCCAGGAATCCCTGCCCGACAAAGGGGCGGCGGCGGCCATTTTTGCCGAATCGGATTCCTGGCAAGGGATCCGCGGACTTCAGATGTCGGGGCGGATCTTCCATATCCGCGCAGGTTTCAAGGCCTTCAAAGGGCTGCAGGCCTACATGCGCAAATTCGCGTTTACACGAGAGTTTTTCACTCCCGGCAAACGCATCGACCTGGATGCCTTCTCGGAGCGCTTCCGCGTCCGGTTTTACGCCTTCAAACCGGACCTGATCTATTACCTCGACAACAGCATCGCCTTCGGGTTCAAGGAAACGGTCACCCTTTGA
- a CDS encoding putative DsbA oxidoreductase (Evidence 3 : Putative function from multiple computational evidences) → MNRFFLAGWLMVLLSALCVPAGAAGLEWEVRDDGKLEVEPLDLAVAQDGSWMFVLAPGEIRVLDAKTGASVARIPIESGFDRIVYSESEQTLILTSRGTRRQLRVALEKVYSFDLSGLPILGAEDGAVTVTVFSDYQCPYCARLEPLLQQVQEKYPEEVGIVHKNLPLSSHRFAVPAALAALAANAQGRFEPFHKALMASYSTMSEEVITRTAEAVGLDMERFQSDRKNPAFQGVLRRDMEEGRQAGVRGIPAVFVNGKPLRTLTPEKLMAAVEKERQKTSR, encoded by the coding sequence ATGAATCGTTTTTTTCTGGCGGGATGGTTGATGGTGTTGTTGTCGGCTTTGTGTGTCCCGGCGGGGGCTGCCGGCCTCGAGTGGGAGGTTCGGGACGATGGGAAGCTGGAGGTGGAGCCGCTCGATCTTGCCGTGGCGCAGGACGGATCCTGGATGTTTGTCCTGGCCCCTGGTGAGATCCGTGTCCTCGATGCGAAGACGGGTGCCTCTGTTGCGCGGATCCCCATCGAAAGCGGATTCGACCGGATTGTGTATTCGGAAAGTGAGCAGACGCTGATCCTGACGAGCCGGGGTACTCGACGGCAGCTGCGGGTGGCCCTGGAAAAGGTGTATTCGTTCGATCTGTCCGGTCTCCCGATTCTGGGGGCCGAAGATGGGGCGGTGACGGTGACGGTCTTCAGCGATTACCAGTGCCCCTACTGTGCGCGGCTGGAGCCGCTCCTTCAGCAGGTTCAGGAGAAATACCCGGAGGAGGTCGGGATCGTGCACAAGAACCTGCCGCTTTCGAGCCACCGGTTCGCGGTTCCGGCCGCGCTCGCCGCCCTGGCGGCGAATGCGCAAGGCAGGTTCGAGCCCTTTCACAAGGCGTTGATGGCGTCCTACAGCACGATGAGCGAAGAGGTGATCACCCGGACCGCCGAAGCGGTGGGTCTGGATATGGAGCGCTTCCAGAGCGACCGCAAGAACCCGGCCTTTCAGGGGGTTCTCCGCAGGGACATGGAGGAAGGCCGGCAGGCCGGAGTGAGGGGGATCCCGGCTGTCTTCGTCAACGGAAAGCCGCTTCGCACTCTGACCCCCGAGAAGTTGATGGCTGCGGTCGAAAAAGAGCGGCAAAAGACGAGCCGGTAG
- a CDS encoding conserved hypothetical protein (Evidence 4 : Unknown function but conserved in other organisms) → MDERFGIPAARFDEFLLLGSRRSWFLLRKSGALAAAARLKIEQAGLKAFQQVGAFVKPTTRFIQLFGHLATRARVVVDREMLARLTAGERIPVDSAAGQGYLILEYAEGGILGLGFLKDGLLRSQLPKKELRVRMFD, encoded by the coding sequence TTGGATGAACGGTTCGGCATCCCGGCGGCGAGGTTCGATGAGTTCCTTCTGCTGGGGAGCCGCAGGAGCTGGTTTCTGCTGAGGAAATCGGGTGCACTGGCAGCGGCGGCGCGTCTGAAGATCGAGCAGGCCGGGTTGAAGGCCTTTCAGCAGGTGGGCGCGTTTGTCAAACCGACGACCCGGTTCATCCAGCTCTTCGGTCACCTGGCCACCCGGGCGAGGGTGGTGGTGGACCGTGAGATGCTGGCGCGACTGACCGCGGGAGAGCGGATCCCGGTGGATTCGGCGGCCGGCCAGGGTTACCTGATCCTCGAGTATGCGGAAGGCGGCATACTGGGGCTGGGGTTTCTGAAGGACGGACTCTTGCGGTCCCAACTGCCCAAAAAGGAGCTGCGCGTAAGGATGTTCGACTGA
- a CDS encoding MATE efflux family protein (modular protein), whose translation MREEADRGRERSQIPFSERGRVTAVRRTAARKPIRGPSSVNVSCSRWSEPGGYREVLKIAIPLILSTGAWSIQHFVDRMFLSWYSPEAIAAAMPAGMLNFALLSIFIGTVSYVSTFVAQYHGAGRHREIGPVLWQGMYVSLFGGLCMLCLIPLAGSIFALVGHDAPVQKNEVDYFVILSIGGFPAIATHALSGFFSGVARPWPIMWVTMASTALNLILDYLFIFGRAGLPEMGMRGAALATVLAAVFSLVVMLLLAWRAANDTRYHTLKGWRPDGALMRRLLRFGFPSGMQFFLDMSGFTGFILLVGRLGTLPLAATNIAFNINTLAFMPMIGCGITVSVLVGQHLGRNAPELAEKATWSAFHITFAYMASIAAAYVLIPEVFVAPFAPADDPQAFEAIFHLAVILLRFVALYSIFDTLSIVFASAVKGAGDTRFVMLIIAAFSGLILLGPAYVTIVVLGRGIMAAWILATLYVTSLGIVFLLRFLQGKWKTMRVIESEKTWATSDISPVLEQSSTPQRFPIPKTGFRPGRQPVPILQQGALQDACRFNPPGPATGPNGLGTPGVEPGAGSCGRRLDDQNAP comes from the coding sequence ATGCGCGAAGAGGCGGATCGAGGCCGGGAGCGGTCGCAAATACCCTTTTCGGAGAGAGGCCGGGTCACCGCCGTCCGCCGCACCGCGGCCCGCAAGCCCATCAGAGGTCCCAGCAGCGTGAATGTCTCTTGTTCCAGATGGTCGGAGCCCGGAGGATACCGGGAGGTCCTCAAGATCGCGATCCCTTTGATCCTGAGTACGGGTGCCTGGTCGATCCAGCACTTCGTGGACCGGATGTTTCTGTCCTGGTACTCCCCCGAGGCCATCGCAGCCGCCATGCCGGCCGGCATGCTCAATTTCGCCCTCCTGAGCATCTTCATCGGCACGGTGAGCTACGTGAGCACATTCGTCGCACAATATCACGGCGCGGGCCGGCACCGTGAGATAGGGCCGGTCCTCTGGCAGGGGATGTATGTCTCCCTGTTCGGCGGCCTCTGCATGCTCTGTCTGATCCCCCTCGCCGGGTCCATCTTCGCCTTGGTAGGGCACGATGCGCCCGTGCAGAAAAATGAGGTCGATTACTTCGTCATCCTCTCCATCGGCGGGTTCCCGGCCATTGCGACCCATGCGCTCTCCGGTTTTTTTTCCGGGGTGGCGCGTCCCTGGCCGATCATGTGGGTGACCATGGCCTCGACGGCCTTGAACCTGATTCTGGACTATCTCTTCATCTTCGGCAGGGCCGGCCTGCCCGAAATGGGGATGCGCGGCGCGGCACTGGCCACGGTCCTGGCCGCCGTCTTCTCCCTGGTCGTCATGCTCCTGCTCGCCTGGCGCGCGGCGAACGACACCCGCTACCATACCCTGAAGGGCTGGCGGCCCGATGGGGCACTGATGCGGCGGCTGCTGCGATTCGGCTTTCCTTCCGGGATGCAGTTCTTCCTGGATATGAGCGGCTTCACCGGTTTCATCCTCCTCGTGGGAAGGCTCGGCACCCTGCCGCTGGCCGCCACCAACATCGCCTTCAACATCAACACCCTTGCCTTCATGCCTATGATCGGCTGCGGGATCACGGTATCCGTCCTGGTCGGGCAGCACCTCGGCAGGAACGCCCCCGAGCTGGCCGAAAAGGCGACCTGGTCGGCGTTCCACATCACCTTCGCCTACATGGCCTCGATAGCGGCCGCCTATGTCCTGATCCCGGAGGTCTTCGTCGCCCCTTTCGCACCGGCGGACGACCCGCAGGCCTTCGAAGCCATCTTTCATCTGGCCGTGATCCTCCTTCGCTTCGTCGCCCTCTACTCCATCTTCGACACGCTCAGCATCGTCTTCGCCTCCGCCGTCAAGGGGGCGGGCGACACGCGCTTCGTCATGCTGATCATCGCCGCCTTCTCGGGTCTCATCCTGCTCGGACCCGCATACGTGACGATCGTCGTCCTGGGGCGGGGCATCATGGCGGCCTGGATCCTGGCCACGCTCTACGTGACCTCGCTCGGCATCGTCTTCCTCTTGCGGTTCCTGCAGGGCAAATGGAAGACGATGCGGGTCATCGAATCGGAAAAGACCTGGGCCACCTCCGATATATCCCCCGTCCTGGAGCAATCCTCCACCCCGCAAAGGTTCCCGATACCAAAAACCGGTTTCCGCCCGGGGAGGCAGCCTGTCCCCATCCTGCAACAGGGGGCGCTCCAGGATGCCTGCCGCTTCAATCCCCCAGGCCCCGCCACCGGCCCGAACGGACTCGGCACTCCAGGAGTTGAACCGGGCGCGGGATCATGCGGCAGGCGGTTGGACGATCAGAATGCCCCGTAG